In one Notolabrus celidotus isolate fNotCel1 chromosome 1, fNotCel1.pri, whole genome shotgun sequence genomic region, the following are encoded:
- the hcfc1a gene encoding host cell factor 1a isoform X2, protein MSAPGSAVSGTTVLQPRWKRVLGWSGPVPRPRHGHRAVAIKELMVVFGGGNEGIVDELHVYNTATNQWFIPAVRGDIPPGCAAYGFVCDGTRLLVFGGMVEYGKYSNDLYELQASRWEWKKLKAKNPKNGPPPCPRLGHSFSLVGNKCYLFGGLANDSEDPKNNIPRYLNDLYTLELRAGSSVVGWDIPITYGVLPPPRESHTAVVYTEKTSRKSRLIIYGGMSGCRLGDLWTLDIDTLTWNKPSVNGTAPLPRSLHSATTITNKMYVFGGWVPLVMDDVKVATHEKEWKCTNTLACLNLDSMCWETVLMDTLEDNIPRARAGHCAVAINSRLYVWSGRDGYRKAWNNQVCCKDLWYLETERPHAPARVQLVRANTNSLEVSWGAVSTADTYLLQLQKYDIPATPAAASPAMSAAPSQPLNSPKSPAPAAAAPSAQSLPQTAVLKVAAQQSATGTSVVTVRPSQPGKSPVTLTSLPPGVRMVVPAQTTQGSPIGSSPQMSGMAALAAAAAATQKIPPSSAGTVLNVPAGATILKTVAVSPGTTTMKVASPVMVSNPATRMLKTAAAQVGTATASSPTTTRPIITVHKSGAVTVAQQAQVVTTVVGGVTKTITLVKSPLTMGSSGTLISNLGKMMSVVQTKPVQTSVTGQASTNPLTQLIQTKGPLPAGTILKLVTSADGKPTTIITTSQAGGAGNKPTILNISGVSPTTTKQGTTIIKTIPMSAIMSQSGATGRGVTSSAGMKTPITILTTKVMTTGTPGKIITAVPKLATAAGQQGLTQVVLKGAPGQPGTILRTVPMGTMGGVRLVTPVTMSQVKPAVTTLVVKGTTGVTTLGTVAGSVSTSLAGSTVDSSNASLVTPITTLGTIATLSSQVISPSAITVSAAQTSLTSASTLPSSTMTVQNQPTQVTLITTPSGVEAQPVQDLPVSILASPTSEQPSSTEAGAAGEGSGTVTLVCSNPPCETHETGTTNTATTSSATMGAGQVCSNPPCETHETGTTNTATTSSAAMKAGPVCSNPPCETHETGTTNTATTASSNMSAPRMCSNPPCETHETGTTNTATTASSNMGGVQQVCSNPPCETHVTGTTNTATQSSSNMNTGQTGTAQRVCSNPPCETHETGTTNTPSTATSNMGGDQTSSSTGIVQRVCSNPPCETHETGTTNTATTATCSMETGEGAAGQTEEGAESASSAEATSTTATTGLVTSTQGRAITTVTQSTPAPGPSVPSISSITEGVTTAASSTDEPMQTDETASAEAATAEEGAAAMETQAEGEAATGTALNLPSELMSEGQGATLMVTGLSDEELAVTAAAEAAAQAAATEEAQALAIQAVLQAAQQAVMRESQQPTNIPIMLTQQELAALVQQQQQLQEAQAAAQQASVDTSLPTEGLAPADSLNDPSVESNGHNEMAAAVTSAVASLLPRTTAETLAPSSTFAPSVSVASPAKLQAAAALAEVANGIEGEKQGPQPTPVKPVVKKENQWFDVGIVKVTNMVVTHFYVPADESLGDDDSGIMPDYAQMKKMELQPGTAYKFRVAGINACGRGSFSEISAFKTCLPGFPGAPCAIKISKSPDGAHLTWEPPSVTSGKIIEYSVYLAIQSSQTAEAKASTPAQLAFMRVYCGPNPSCLVQSSSLSNAHIDYTTKPAIIFRIAARNEKGYGPATQVRWLQESGKDAASAKPAPKRPGTSPDTKATGPKKARTDQ, encoded by the exons ATGTCTGCCCCTGGCTCCGCGGTGTCTGGGACCACGGTTCTGCAGCCGCGGTGGAAGCGGGTCCTCGGATGGTCCGGTCCCGTTCCCCGGCCCAGACATGGACACCGGGCTGTGGCCATAAAGGAGCTTATGGTTGTCTTCGGCGGTGGAAATGAAGGGATTGTGGATGAACTACACGTATACAACACCG CAACAAACCAGTGGTTCATCCCAGCAGTCCGTGGTGATATCCCTCCTGGTTGTGCTGCATATGGTTTTGTCTGCGATGGCACCAGGTTGCTGGTGTTCGGTGGGATGGTGGAGTATGGAAAGTACAGTAATGATCTCTATGAGCTACAG GCCAGCAGATGGGAATGGAAAAAGTTGAAGGCAAAAAACCCGAAGAATGGCCCCCCTCCTTGCCCTCGACTTGGCCACAGTTTTTCTCTGGTTGGCAACAAGTGCTACCTATTTGGTGGACTCGCCAATGACAGTGAGGACCCAAAAAACAACATTCCCAG ATACCTAAATGATCTCTACACACTTGAGCTGCGTGCTGGTTCCAGTGTGGTTGGATGGGATATTCCCATCACATACGGAGTCTTGCCTCCTCCCCGGGAGAGCCACACCGCTGTGGTATACACTGAAAAGACAAGCAGGAAATCTCGCCTGATAATCTATGGAGGAATGAGCGGTTGTCGTCTTGGAGATCTGTGGACCCTTGATATTG ATACCCTAACATGGAACAAACCATCAGTAAATGGGACAGCACCGCTCCCCAGAAGTCTTCACTCTGCCACCACCATCACAAACAA GATGTACGTTTTCGGAGGATGGGTTCCTTTGGTGATGGATGATGTCAAAGTGGCGACACATGAGAAGGAGTGgaagtgcacaaacacactcgcCTGCCTAAATCTTG ACTCCATGTGCTGGGAGACCGTGTTAATGGATACTCTTGAAGACAACATCCCCAGAGCCCGTGCAGGCCACTGTGCTGTGGCCATAAATTCCAGACTTTATGTTTGGAGTGGTCGTGATGGATATCGTAAAGCTTGGAACAACCAAGTCTGTTGTAAAGACCTTTGGTACCTTGAAACTG AGCGGCCACATGCTCCTGCCAGGGTGCAGCTAGTCCGTGCCAACACAAACTCTCTGGAGGTGAGCTGGGGTGCTGTCTCAACTGCAGATACCTACTTATTGCAGCTACAGAAATATGACATCCCTGCAACTCCAGCTGCAGCTTCCCCAGCCATGagtgcagctccttcacaaccTTTGAACTCCCCTAAGAGCCCTGcaccagctgctgcagcacCATCTGCTCAGAGCCTACCACAAACAG ctgttttgAAGGTTGCAGCTCAACAGTCTGCCACAGGGACATCTGTTGTCACAGTCCGCCCCAGCCAGCCTGGGAAATCCCCAGTCACTCTGACATCCCTTCCTCCAGGTGTACGAATGGTAGTGCCTGCCCAGACCACACAAGGATCG CCCATCGGCAGTAGCCCTCAGATGAGTGGCATGGCAGCTctagctgcagctgctgcagctacTCAGAAGATACCACCCTCCTCTGCAGGCACCGTCCTCAATGTTCCTGCAGGTGCCACCATTCTCAAGACAGTGGCAGTTAGCCCAGGCACAACCACAATGAAAGTTGCCTCTCCAGTCATG GTCAGTAACCCTGCCACACGGATGCTTAAAACAGCTGCAGCCCAGGTTGGCACAGCAACTGCGTCCTCTCCTACCACCACCAGACCCATCATCACTGTCCACAAGTCTGGAGCTGTCACGGTGGCCCAGCAAGCCCAAGTGGTAACCACAGTGGTGGGAGGAGTCACCAAGACCATCACCCTGGTTAAGAGCCCCCTCACCATGGGCAGCAGTGGCACCTTG ATCTCCAACCTTGGAAAGATGATGTCTGTGGTACAAACCAAGCCAGTGCAGACATCTGTCACAGGCCAGGCTTCCACTAACCCTCTCACACAGCTCATACAG ACAAAGGGTCCCCTCCCTGCTGGCACCATACTGAAGCTGGTGACCTCTGCAGATGGCAAGCCCACTACCATAATCACAACTTCCCAGGCAGGAGGAGCGGGAAATAAGCCCACTATCCTCAACATCAGTGGTGTCTCTCCTACCACCACGAAGCAGGGCACCACCATCATTAAGACCATCCCCATGTCGGCCATCATGAGCCAGTCTGGAGCTACAGGTAGAG GTGTGACAAGCAGTGCAGGCATGAAGACACCTATCACAATCCTTACCACAAAGGTGATGACCACTGGGACTCCCGGCAAAATCATCACTGCGGTGCCCAAACTTGCCACTGCAGCTGGCCAGCAGGGACTGACACAG GTGGTTTTGAAGGGTGCACCTGGGCAACCGGGGACTATTTTGCGCACTGTGCCCATGGGCACAATGGGTGGTGTTCGACTTGTTACACCAGTGACAATGTCTCAGGTTAAGCCAGCTGTCACTACCCTGGTTGTCAAGGGGACTACTG GAGTCACCACTCTGGGGACGGTTGCTGGTTCAGTCTCCACCAGCCTGGCAGGAAGCACAGTAGACAGTTCCAATGCCTCTTTGGTGACCCCCATCACCACTCTGGGTACCATTGCTACCCTGTCCAGCCAGGTGATCAGCCCGTCTGCCATAACTGTGTCAGCTGCTCAGACAAGCCTGACCTCTGCCTCCACACTGCCCTCCTCTACCATGACAGTTCAG AACCAGCCCACCCAGGtcactctaatcacaaccccaagcGGTGTAGAAGCTCAGCCGGTGCAGGATCTACCAGTGTCCATTCTGGCTTCACCAACCTCGGAGCAGCCAAGCTCTACTGAGgctggagctgcaggagaagGATCGGGGACTGTCACGCTGGTCTGCTCGAACCCACCCTGCGAAACCCATGAGACTGGAACCACCAACACAGCTACAACCTCTTCTGCTACCATGGGTGCAGGACAGGTCTGTTCCAACCCTCCCTGTGAGACCCACGAGACTGGAACGACCAACACAGCCACCACCTCTTCTGCAGCAATGAAGGCAGGACCGGTGTGCTCTAACCCGCCCTGTGAGACACATGAAACGGGCACCACCAACACAGCCACAACTGCATCTTCAAACATGTCTGCTCCGCGCATGTGCTCCAACCCACCATGTGAGACCCATGAAACTGGGACAACTAACACTGCAACCACAGCTTCGTCTAACATGGGAGGAGTCCAGCAAGTGTGCTCCAACCCACCCTGTGAGACCCACGTGACGGGCACCACCAACACAGCCACCCAGTCTTCATCAAACATGAATACAGGCCAGACAGGCACAGCTCAGAGGGTTTGTTCCAACCCACCCTGTGAAACACACGAGACTGGGACCACCAACACCCCATCAACAGCTACCTCCAACATGGGAGGTGACCAGACCAGCTCGTCCACGGGCATTGTCCAAAGGGTTTGTTCTAACCCCCCCTGTGAAACACACGAGACTGGGACCACCAACACAGCCACCACGGCCACCTGCAGCATGGAGACGGGCGAAGGAGCAG CCGGTCAGACAGAAGAGGGAGCAGAAAGTGCCAGCAGCGCAGAAGCAACCTCCACCACTGCTACAACTGGCTTAGTGACAAGCACCCAGGGCAGAGCCATCACTACTGTCACCCAGTCTACGCCAGCTCCAGGACCCTCTGTACCG tCGATCTCATCTATCACAGAGGGTGTAACTACTGCTGCCAGCTCCACAGACGAACCCATGCAAACTGATGAGACAGCATCAGCAGAAGCTGCAACAGCAGAGGAGGGAGCTGCTGCGATGGAAACCCAAGCAGAG GGAGAAGCAGCCACTGGAACAGCCTTAAATCTGCCCTCAGAGCTCATGTCTGAGGGTCAGGGAGCCACTCTAATGGTAACGGGGCTTTCGGATGAGGAGCTGGCTgtgactgcagcagcagaggctgctGCTCAGGCCGCCGCTACTGAAGAAGCCCAGGCCCTCGCTATTCAGGCCGTCCTCCAGGCAGCTCAGCAAGCCGTTATGA GGGAGAGCCAGCAGCCCACCAACATCCCCATCATGCTGACCCAGCAGGAGTTGGCAGCAttggtgcagcagcagcagcagctgcaggaggctCAGGCTGCTGCACAGCAGGCCAGCGTGGATACAAGTTTGCCGACTGAAGGCCTCGCCCCAGCTGACAGCCTCAATGACCCCTCTGTCGAGAGCAACGGACACAATGAGATGGCAGCTGCAGTAACCAGTGCTGTGGCATCCCTGCTTCCACGCACCACAGCTGAGA CACTCGCTCCATCAAGCACATTTGCACCCTCAGTATCAGTGGCAAGTCCAGCCAAGCTGCAAGCAGCTGCTGCTTTAGCAGAGGTTGCCAATGGCATCGAGGGGGAG aagCAAGGTCCTCAGCCAACCCCAGTGAAGCCTGTCGTAAAGAAAGAGAACCAGTGGTTTGATGTCGGAATTGTTAAAGTGACCAATATGGTTGTCACCCACTTTTACGTGCCAGCAGATGAGTCTCTTGGAGAT GATGACTCTGGTATTATGCCAGACTACGCCCAGATGAAGAAAATGGAGCTGCAGCCTGGAACTGCTTACAAGTTCCGTGTAGCTGGAATCAACGCTTGTGGCCGTGGAAGTTTTTCAGAGATATCTGCTTTCAAGACTTGTCTACCAGGCTTCCCAGGGGCACCTTGCGCCATCAAAATCAGCAAG AGCCCAGATGGTGCCCACCTGACCTGGGAGCCACCCTCAGTGACATCAGGCAAGATCATTGAGTATTCTGTATACTTGGCCATCCAGAGCAGCCAGACAGCAGAAGCCAaggcctccaccccagcacagTTAGCTTTCATGCGTGTGTACTGTGGGCCCAACCCCTCTTGCTTGGTGCAGTCATCCAGCCTCTCCAATGCCCATATTGACTACACCACCAAGCCTGCCATCATCTTTCGCATCGCCGCTCGTAATGAGAAGGGTTACGGCCCTGCCACCCAAGTTCGATGGTTACAAG AATCTGGGAAAGATGCTGCCTCTGCAAAACCAGCCCCGAAAAGACCAGGCACCTCTCCTGATAC TAAGGCTACTGGTCCAAAGAAAGCAAGGACGGACCAGTGA
- the hcfc1a gene encoding host cell factor 1a isoform X1 translates to MSAPGSAVSGTTVLQPRWKRVLGWSGPVPRPRHGHRAVAIKELMVVFGGGNEGIVDELHVYNTATNQWFIPAVRGDIPPGCAAYGFVCDGTRLLVFGGMVEYGKYSNDLYELQASRWEWKKLKAKNPKNGPPPCPRLGHSFSLVGNKCYLFGGLANDSEDPKNNIPRYLNDLYTLELRAGSSVVGWDIPITYGVLPPPRESHTAVVYTEKTSRKSRLIIYGGMSGCRLGDLWTLDIDTLTWNKPSVNGTAPLPRSLHSATTITNKMYVFGGWVPLVMDDVKVATHEKEWKCTNTLACLNLDSMCWETVLMDTLEDNIPRARAGHCAVAINSRLYVWSGRDGYRKAWNNQVCCKDLWYLETERPHAPARVQLVRANTNSLEVSWGAVSTADTYLLQLQKYDIPATPAAASPAMSAAPSQPLNSPKSPAPAAAAPSAQSLPQTAVLKVAAQQSATGTSVVTVRPSQPGKSPVTLTSLPPGVRMVVPAQTTQGSPIGSSPQMSGMAALAAAAAATQKIPPSSAGTVLNVPAGATILKTVAVSPGTTTMKVASPVMVSNPATRMLKTAAAQVGTATASSPTTTRPIITVHKSGAVTVAQQAQVVTTVVGGVTKTITLVKSPLTMGSSGTLISNLGKMMSVVQTKPVQTSVTGQASTNPLTQLIQTKGPLPAGTILKLVTSADGKPTTIITTSQAGGAGNKPTILNISGVSPTTTKQGTTIIKTIPMSAIMSQSGATGRGVTSSAGMKTPITILTTKVMTTGTPGKIITAVPKLATAAGQQGLTQVVLKGAPGQPGTILRTVPMGTMGGVRLVTPVTMSQVKPAVTTLVVKGTTGVTTLGTVAGSVSTSLAGSTVDSSNASLVTPITTLGTIATLSSQVISPSAITVSAAQTSLTSASTLPSSTMTVQNQPTQVTLITTPSGVEAQPVQDLPVSILASPTSEQPSSTEAGAAGEGSGTVTLVCSNPPCETHETGTTNTATTSSATMGAGQVCSNPPCETHETGTTNTATTSSAAMKAGPVCSNPPCETHETGTTNTATTASSNMSAPRMCSNPPCETHETGTTNTATTASSNMGGVQQVCSNPPCETHVTGTTNTATQSSSNMNTGQTGTAQRVCSNPPCETHETGTTNTPSTATSNMGGDQTSSSTGIVQRVCSNPPCETHETGTTNTATTATCSMETGEGAAGQTEEGAESASSAEATSTTATTGLVTSTQGRAITTVTQSTPAPGPSVPSISSITEGVTTAASSTDEPMQTDETASAEAATAEEGAAAMETQAEGEAATGTALNLPSELMSEGQGATLMVTGLSDEELAVTAAAEAAAQAAATEEAQALAIQAVLQAAQQAVMSDSTGESQQPTNIPIMLTQQELAALVQQQQQLQEAQAAAQQASVDTSLPTEGLAPADSLNDPSVESNGHNEMAAAVTSAVASLLPRTTAETLAPSSTFAPSVSVASPAKLQAAAALAEVANGIEGEKQGPQPTPVKPVVKKENQWFDVGIVKVTNMVVTHFYVPADESLGDDDSGIMPDYAQMKKMELQPGTAYKFRVAGINACGRGSFSEISAFKTCLPGFPGAPCAIKISKSPDGAHLTWEPPSVTSGKIIEYSVYLAIQSSQTAEAKASTPAQLAFMRVYCGPNPSCLVQSSSLSNAHIDYTTKPAIIFRIAARNEKGYGPATQVRWLQESGKDAASAKPAPKRPGTSPDTKATGPKKARTDQ, encoded by the exons ATGTCTGCCCCTGGCTCCGCGGTGTCTGGGACCACGGTTCTGCAGCCGCGGTGGAAGCGGGTCCTCGGATGGTCCGGTCCCGTTCCCCGGCCCAGACATGGACACCGGGCTGTGGCCATAAAGGAGCTTATGGTTGTCTTCGGCGGTGGAAATGAAGGGATTGTGGATGAACTACACGTATACAACACCG CAACAAACCAGTGGTTCATCCCAGCAGTCCGTGGTGATATCCCTCCTGGTTGTGCTGCATATGGTTTTGTCTGCGATGGCACCAGGTTGCTGGTGTTCGGTGGGATGGTGGAGTATGGAAAGTACAGTAATGATCTCTATGAGCTACAG GCCAGCAGATGGGAATGGAAAAAGTTGAAGGCAAAAAACCCGAAGAATGGCCCCCCTCCTTGCCCTCGACTTGGCCACAGTTTTTCTCTGGTTGGCAACAAGTGCTACCTATTTGGTGGACTCGCCAATGACAGTGAGGACCCAAAAAACAACATTCCCAG ATACCTAAATGATCTCTACACACTTGAGCTGCGTGCTGGTTCCAGTGTGGTTGGATGGGATATTCCCATCACATACGGAGTCTTGCCTCCTCCCCGGGAGAGCCACACCGCTGTGGTATACACTGAAAAGACAAGCAGGAAATCTCGCCTGATAATCTATGGAGGAATGAGCGGTTGTCGTCTTGGAGATCTGTGGACCCTTGATATTG ATACCCTAACATGGAACAAACCATCAGTAAATGGGACAGCACCGCTCCCCAGAAGTCTTCACTCTGCCACCACCATCACAAACAA GATGTACGTTTTCGGAGGATGGGTTCCTTTGGTGATGGATGATGTCAAAGTGGCGACACATGAGAAGGAGTGgaagtgcacaaacacactcgcCTGCCTAAATCTTG ACTCCATGTGCTGGGAGACCGTGTTAATGGATACTCTTGAAGACAACATCCCCAGAGCCCGTGCAGGCCACTGTGCTGTGGCCATAAATTCCAGACTTTATGTTTGGAGTGGTCGTGATGGATATCGTAAAGCTTGGAACAACCAAGTCTGTTGTAAAGACCTTTGGTACCTTGAAACTG AGCGGCCACATGCTCCTGCCAGGGTGCAGCTAGTCCGTGCCAACACAAACTCTCTGGAGGTGAGCTGGGGTGCTGTCTCAACTGCAGATACCTACTTATTGCAGCTACAGAAATATGACATCCCTGCAACTCCAGCTGCAGCTTCCCCAGCCATGagtgcagctccttcacaaccTTTGAACTCCCCTAAGAGCCCTGcaccagctgctgcagcacCATCTGCTCAGAGCCTACCACAAACAG ctgttttgAAGGTTGCAGCTCAACAGTCTGCCACAGGGACATCTGTTGTCACAGTCCGCCCCAGCCAGCCTGGGAAATCCCCAGTCACTCTGACATCCCTTCCTCCAGGTGTACGAATGGTAGTGCCTGCCCAGACCACACAAGGATCG CCCATCGGCAGTAGCCCTCAGATGAGTGGCATGGCAGCTctagctgcagctgctgcagctacTCAGAAGATACCACCCTCCTCTGCAGGCACCGTCCTCAATGTTCCTGCAGGTGCCACCATTCTCAAGACAGTGGCAGTTAGCCCAGGCACAACCACAATGAAAGTTGCCTCTCCAGTCATG GTCAGTAACCCTGCCACACGGATGCTTAAAACAGCTGCAGCCCAGGTTGGCACAGCAACTGCGTCCTCTCCTACCACCACCAGACCCATCATCACTGTCCACAAGTCTGGAGCTGTCACGGTGGCCCAGCAAGCCCAAGTGGTAACCACAGTGGTGGGAGGAGTCACCAAGACCATCACCCTGGTTAAGAGCCCCCTCACCATGGGCAGCAGTGGCACCTTG ATCTCCAACCTTGGAAAGATGATGTCTGTGGTACAAACCAAGCCAGTGCAGACATCTGTCACAGGCCAGGCTTCCACTAACCCTCTCACACAGCTCATACAG ACAAAGGGTCCCCTCCCTGCTGGCACCATACTGAAGCTGGTGACCTCTGCAGATGGCAAGCCCACTACCATAATCACAACTTCCCAGGCAGGAGGAGCGGGAAATAAGCCCACTATCCTCAACATCAGTGGTGTCTCTCCTACCACCACGAAGCAGGGCACCACCATCATTAAGACCATCCCCATGTCGGCCATCATGAGCCAGTCTGGAGCTACAGGTAGAG GTGTGACAAGCAGTGCAGGCATGAAGACACCTATCACAATCCTTACCACAAAGGTGATGACCACTGGGACTCCCGGCAAAATCATCACTGCGGTGCCCAAACTTGCCACTGCAGCTGGCCAGCAGGGACTGACACAG GTGGTTTTGAAGGGTGCACCTGGGCAACCGGGGACTATTTTGCGCACTGTGCCCATGGGCACAATGGGTGGTGTTCGACTTGTTACACCAGTGACAATGTCTCAGGTTAAGCCAGCTGTCACTACCCTGGTTGTCAAGGGGACTACTG GAGTCACCACTCTGGGGACGGTTGCTGGTTCAGTCTCCACCAGCCTGGCAGGAAGCACAGTAGACAGTTCCAATGCCTCTTTGGTGACCCCCATCACCACTCTGGGTACCATTGCTACCCTGTCCAGCCAGGTGATCAGCCCGTCTGCCATAACTGTGTCAGCTGCTCAGACAAGCCTGACCTCTGCCTCCACACTGCCCTCCTCTACCATGACAGTTCAG AACCAGCCCACCCAGGtcactctaatcacaaccccaagcGGTGTAGAAGCTCAGCCGGTGCAGGATCTACCAGTGTCCATTCTGGCTTCACCAACCTCGGAGCAGCCAAGCTCTACTGAGgctggagctgcaggagaagGATCGGGGACTGTCACGCTGGTCTGCTCGAACCCACCCTGCGAAACCCATGAGACTGGAACCACCAACACAGCTACAACCTCTTCTGCTACCATGGGTGCAGGACAGGTCTGTTCCAACCCTCCCTGTGAGACCCACGAGACTGGAACGACCAACACAGCCACCACCTCTTCTGCAGCAATGAAGGCAGGACCGGTGTGCTCTAACCCGCCCTGTGAGACACATGAAACGGGCACCACCAACACAGCCACAACTGCATCTTCAAACATGTCTGCTCCGCGCATGTGCTCCAACCCACCATGTGAGACCCATGAAACTGGGACAACTAACACTGCAACCACAGCTTCGTCTAACATGGGAGGAGTCCAGCAAGTGTGCTCCAACCCACCCTGTGAGACCCACGTGACGGGCACCACCAACACAGCCACCCAGTCTTCATCAAACATGAATACAGGCCAGACAGGCACAGCTCAGAGGGTTTGTTCCAACCCACCCTGTGAAACACACGAGACTGGGACCACCAACACCCCATCAACAGCTACCTCCAACATGGGAGGTGACCAGACCAGCTCGTCCACGGGCATTGTCCAAAGGGTTTGTTCTAACCCCCCCTGTGAAACACACGAGACTGGGACCACCAACACAGCCACCACGGCCACCTGCAGCATGGAGACGGGCGAAGGAGCAG CCGGTCAGACAGAAGAGGGAGCAGAAAGTGCCAGCAGCGCAGAAGCAACCTCCACCACTGCTACAACTGGCTTAGTGACAAGCACCCAGGGCAGAGCCATCACTACTGTCACCCAGTCTACGCCAGCTCCAGGACCCTCTGTACCG tCGATCTCATCTATCACAGAGGGTGTAACTACTGCTGCCAGCTCCACAGACGAACCCATGCAAACTGATGAGACAGCATCAGCAGAAGCTGCAACAGCAGAGGAGGGAGCTGCTGCGATGGAAACCCAAGCAGAG GGAGAAGCAGCCACTGGAACAGCCTTAAATCTGCCCTCAGAGCTCATGTCTGAGGGTCAGGGAGCCACTCTAATGGTAACGGGGCTTTCGGATGAGGAGCTGGCTgtgactgcagcagcagaggctgctGCTCAGGCCGCCGCTACTGAAGAAGCCCAGGCCCTCGCTATTCAGGCCGTCCTCCAGGCAGCTCAGCAAGCCGTTATGA GTGATTCCACAGGGGAGAGCCAGCAGCCCACCAACATCCCCATCATGCTGACCCAGCAGGAGTTGGCAGCAttggtgcagcagcagcagcagctgcaggaggctCAGGCTGCTGCACAGCAGGCCAGCGTGGATACAAGTTTGCCGACTGAAGGCCTCGCCCCAGCTGACAGCCTCAATGACCCCTCTGTCGAGAGCAACGGACACAATGAGATGGCAGCTGCAGTAACCAGTGCTGTGGCATCCCTGCTTCCACGCACCACAGCTGAGA CACTCGCTCCATCAAGCACATTTGCACCCTCAGTATCAGTGGCAAGTCCAGCCAAGCTGCAAGCAGCTGCTGCTTTAGCAGAGGTTGCCAATGGCATCGAGGGGGAG aagCAAGGTCCTCAGCCAACCCCAGTGAAGCCTGTCGTAAAGAAAGAGAACCAGTGGTTTGATGTCGGAATTGTTAAAGTGACCAATATGGTTGTCACCCACTTTTACGTGCCAGCAGATGAGTCTCTTGGAGAT GATGACTCTGGTATTATGCCAGACTACGCCCAGATGAAGAAAATGGAGCTGCAGCCTGGAACTGCTTACAAGTTCCGTGTAGCTGGAATCAACGCTTGTGGCCGTGGAAGTTTTTCAGAGATATCTGCTTTCAAGACTTGTCTACCAGGCTTCCCAGGGGCACCTTGCGCCATCAAAATCAGCAAG AGCCCAGATGGTGCCCACCTGACCTGGGAGCCACCCTCAGTGACATCAGGCAAGATCATTGAGTATTCTGTATACTTGGCCATCCAGAGCAGCCAGACAGCAGAAGCCAaggcctccaccccagcacagTTAGCTTTCATGCGTGTGTACTGTGGGCCCAACCCCTCTTGCTTGGTGCAGTCATCCAGCCTCTCCAATGCCCATATTGACTACACCACCAAGCCTGCCATCATCTTTCGCATCGCCGCTCGTAATGAGAAGGGTTACGGCCCTGCCACCCAAGTTCGATGGTTACAAG AATCTGGGAAAGATGCTGCCTCTGCAAAACCAGCCCCGAAAAGACCAGGCACCTCTCCTGATAC TAAGGCTACTGGTCCAAAGAAAGCAAGGACGGACCAGTGA